Proteins encoded within one genomic window of bacterium:
- a CDS encoding cobalamin biosynthesis protein CbiM: MHMADALVSPAVGGAVWAATAAATLYCAKKVREEMDDRKVPLMGVLGAFIFAAQMLNFTIPAAGSSGHLGGGMILAILLGPYAAFIVMASVLAVQALFFADGGLLALGCNILNLGFFPCFIGYPLIYKRVAGKTPSSGRIMAGAMISSIVGLQLGAFGVVLETVASGVSELPFGTFVFLMLPIHLAIGVVEGLATAAVVTFVWREQPDILLRAASGNQSGGASMKRVLAGLGLFALLAGGLLSWFASTNPDGLEWSIAKITGKGEIEAKEDGVHAALKDIQKKTALLPDYGFKESGGEESEAKNNGFSPEAGTSAAGLVGGAVTLLLAAGFGWALKRRNQPAA; this comes from the coding sequence ATGCACATGGCCGATGCGCTCGTATCTCCCGCCGTTGGCGGCGCGGTATGGGCCGCCACAGCAGCAGCCACCCTTTACTGCGCCAAAAAGGTGCGAGAAGAGATGGACGACCGCAAGGTTCCCCTGATGGGGGTTCTCGGCGCTTTCATCTTCGCCGCCCAGATGCTGAATTTCACCATACCGGCGGCGGGCTCCAGCGGCCACCTCGGCGGCGGAATGATCCTCGCCATACTTCTCGGGCCTTACGCGGCTTTTATCGTGATGGCCTCGGTGCTGGCCGTGCAGGCGCTCTTTTTCGCCGACGGCGGCCTTCTGGCGCTTGGCTGCAACATCCTGAACCTCGGCTTTTTTCCCTGCTTCATCGGCTACCCCCTCATCTACAAAAGGGTCGCCGGAAAAACCCCCTCTTCGGGGCGCATAATGGCGGGGGCGATGATCTCGTCGATTGTCGGCCTGCAACTCGGCGCTTTCGGGGTCGTGCTTGAGACCGTCGCGTCAGGGGTATCGGAACTTCCCTTCGGCACCTTCGTCTTCCTCATGCTGCCGATCCACCTCGCCATCGGCGTAGTCGAAGGGCTCGCCACCGCCGCCGTGGTCACCTTCGTCTGGCGCGAGCAGCCCGACATCCTCCTTCGCGCCGCCTCCGGCAATCAATCCGGAGGAGCATCCATGAAAAGAGTCCTCGCCGGGCTGGGTTTATTCGCGCTGCTGGCGGGAGGCCTCCTTTCGTGGTTCGCCTCGACGAACCCGGACGGCCTCGAATGGTCTATCGCGAAAATAACGGGGAAGGGCGAGATAGAGGCGAAAGAGGACGGCGTTCACGCCGCGCTTAAGGATATTCAGAAAAAGACGGCTCTGCTTCCGGACTACGGATTCAAGGAATCCGGGGGGGAGGAAAGCGAAGCGAAGAACAACGGTTTCTCTCCCGAGGCGGGGACGAGCGCCGCGGGGCTCGTCGGCGGCGCAGTAACCCTTCTTCTTGCCGCCGGTTTCGGCTGGGCGCTTAAGCGCCGCAACCAGCCGGCCGCCTGA
- a CDS encoding serine protease: protein MYLRGTGIFSCKKGFKNTFAILLSLLLLAALCGCAPYISVRHENIENFIPGGKVYLFLPTDPAMVTPKIEKVFSQHSVALTASKLDASYELRVSYQTGRSHIDEIVYLSMDLCDLYDGRVIYSVRSRPNSWRSKKVIVKLVTDMLVTLTESKEKAAKIPAGEIKAVKEEELKKYYDENSEDLDKIEGIWVDLRGNHRIGIKKDPSTGLLVATVISSIKAGWKNGDIKAEFEVSNSPGIYATKYFLPDKRATNTTSMTTGNGVLEIPAVTASGQDYSMTLHKVYPVRDRFRRMGEKGTVDDAPVPSAPSKYDDFMDAVVAVRSRFGLGTGFFLTREGLLVTNEHVISTDKTVSLKLRDGRVLIGEVLSKDMDADLALIRAPKGAYPWLTLADPVEGTEGTEVIAIGTPAFLGWSFSRGILSGQRISEGINYLQTDTTINPGNSGGPLIVEATGKVLGVNTLSMSRYDGLNFAVSSREIERLFGAALRAP, encoded by the coding sequence ATGTATCTGCGTGGCACGGGTATTTTCTCTTGCAAAAAGGGTTTCAAAAACACCTTTGCAATCCTTTTGTCTCTTTTGCTTTTGGCCGCCCTCTGCGGCTGCGCCCCCTACATAAGCGTAAGGCACGAGAACATCGAAAATTTCATCCCCGGCGGGAAGGTCTATCTGTTTTTGCCCACAGATCCGGCCATGGTGACTCCCAAGATCGAGAAGGTTTTTTCCCAACACTCGGTAGCACTTACGGCGAGCAAGCTCGACGCCAGCTACGAGCTTCGGGTTTCCTATCAGACCGGACGCTCGCACATCGACGAAATAGTTTATCTGAGCATGGATCTGTGCGATCTGTACGACGGCAGGGTCATTTACAGCGTCCGCAGCCGTCCAAACAGCTGGAGAAGCAAAAAAGTAATCGTAAAACTCGTAACGGACATGCTCGTAACCCTCACCGAGTCCAAGGAGAAGGCGGCCAAAATCCCCGCAGGGGAGATTAAAGCCGTCAAGGAAGAGGAACTTAAAAAGTATTACGACGAGAACAGCGAAGACCTGGACAAGATCGAAGGCATCTGGGTGGACCTTCGGGGAAACCACCGAATCGGGATAAAAAAAGACCCTTCTACCGGACTTCTGGTCGCAACGGTCATATCGAGCATCAAGGCAGGCTGGAAAAACGGCGATATAAAGGCCGAATTCGAGGTCTCGAATTCCCCCGGCATTTACGCTACGAAATATTTCTTGCCCGACAAGCGCGCGACGAACACGACAAGCATGACGACGGGAAACGGGGTCCTCGAAATTCCGGCCGTGACGGCCAGCGGGCAGGACTATTCCATGACGCTCCACAAGGTTTACCCCGTACGGGACAGATTCCGCCGGATGGGCGAGAAAGGCACGGTCGATGACGCGCCTGTCCCTTCCGCCCCCTCAAAATACGATGACTTTATGGATGCGGTGGTGGCCGTGCGGAGCCGGTTCGGGCTCGGCACCGGCTTTTTTCTGACGCGCGAGGGGCTTTTGGTCACCAACGAGCACGTCATCTCCACCGACAAGACGGTCAGCCTCAAACTGCGCGACGGGCGGGTGCTGATAGGCGAGGTGCTGTCAAAAGACATGGACGCAGATCTCGCCCTCATCCGCGCGCCGAAGGGCGCGTATCCCTGGCTGACCCTGGCGGACCCCGTAGAGGGGACGGAGGGGACGGAGGTCATAGCCATCGGCACTCCGGCATTTCTCGGGTGGAGCTTTTCAAGAGGGATACTCAGCGGGCAGAGGATAAGCGAAGGAATAAACTACCTGCAGACCGATACCACCATAAACCCCGGAAACAGCGGCGGCCCCCTCATAGTCGAAGCGACGGGAAAGGTCCTGGGCGTCAACACCCTTTCAATGAGCCGCTACGACGGGCTTAATTTCGCGGTCTCGTCGAGGGAGATCGAAAGGCTCTTCGGCGCCGCTTTGAGAGCGCCCTGA
- the surE gene encoding 5'/3'-nucleotidase SurE, translated as MDILLSNDDGIHSPGLLALADALSPLGRVVVVAPDRERSAVSHALTLHRPLRLSRVREDWYFVDGTPTDCVHLGVHAVLTRPPGLLVAGINAGGNLGDDLTYSGTLAVAMEGALLGVPSMAVSLVARSGYDFAPAGRVAFKIAQSILEKGLPERTFLNVNVPGSLPAGEEARITVTKQGRRIFGSGIVKKTDPRGGEYYWIGGTELGYVDGDEKSDIAAIARGEVSVTPLHTDLTDERFYDRLGEWSL; from the coding sequence TTGGACATTCTCCTCAGCAACGACGACGGCATTCACTCACCGGGGCTTCTGGCGCTGGCCGACGCCCTCTCCCCTCTCGGAAGGGTTGTAGTGGTCGCCCCCGACAGGGAGCGAAGCGCGGTTTCCCACGCTCTCACCCTCCACCGCCCCCTTCGCCTCTCCCGCGTGCGCGAGGACTGGTACTTCGTCGACGGAACTCCCACCGACTGCGTCCACCTCGGGGTCCACGCGGTCCTCACCCGCCCCCCCGGCCTTCTCGTGGCGGGTATAAACGCCGGAGGAAACCTCGGGGACGATCTTACCTACTCCGGCACCCTCGCGGTGGCGATGGAAGGGGCTCTCCTCGGCGTGCCTTCCATGGCCGTCTCCCTGGTCGCCAGAAGCGGCTACGATTTTGCGCCCGCCGGAAGGGTCGCCTTCAAAATTGCGCAGTCCATCCTCGAAAAGGGGCTGCCGGAGAGGACCTTCCTCAACGTAAACGTTCCGGGCTCCCTCCCCGCCGGGGAAGAAGCAAGAATAACGGTAACGAAACAGGGAAGGCGTATCTTCGGCAGCGGAATCGTGAAAAAGACCGACCCCCGCGGCGGCGAATACTACTGGATCGGAGGGACGGAGCTGGGTTACGTGGACGGGGACGAGAAAAGCGACATAGCGGCGATAGCTCGGGGAGAGGTCTCGGTCACACCCCTCCACACCGACCTCACCGACGAACGTTTTTACGACCGGCTCGGGGAGTGGAGCCTTTGA
- a CDS encoding FAD-dependent oxidoreductase, producing MEPLKYDAIVAGAGAAGIFAARELALGGAKVLLLEMGPSLEHRLCPRRETRKECFRCDPCRLLYGWGGAGAFSDGKLSLSSGVGGFLPEILPEGVTEELLSRVDSVYLSYGAPEKVYGGDPEESRKFSELALSAGLTLVHNPLRHMGTDKSREVLALMERDIKKIATVRFNLPCEEVLVEKGAVRGVRAGKETFKADTVILAGGRSGAGWMKAVAEKLKIPLKPNPVDIGVRVECPYEVAAPMTTGLYEAKLRYLAPTFRDEVRTFCMNPGGEVVHEVYEDCLTVNGHSYAGANGGLTNFALLVTTRFTEPFDDPLSYGKFIARLANLLSGGILVQRYADLVSGKRSNPERIKKARFSPTLEDATPGDLSFALPHRHLVDIIEMMTALDRVCPGLCGEDTFLYGAEVKLYSSRIALDENLETPVKGLYCAGDGAGVSRGLMQASASGMLAARAILKTKGVKN from the coding sequence GTGGAGCCTTTGAAGTACGACGCGATAGTCGCCGGAGCCGGGGCGGCGGGCATCTTCGCCGCGCGGGAGCTCGCCCTCGGCGGCGCGAAAGTCCTCCTCCTCGAAATGGGTCCTTCCCTCGAACACCGGCTCTGCCCGAGGCGCGAGACCCGAAAGGAGTGCTTTCGCTGCGACCCCTGCCGCCTTCTCTACGGCTGGGGCGGGGCGGGGGCCTTCAGCGACGGCAAGCTCTCCCTTTCGAGCGGCGTCGGGGGGTTTTTGCCGGAGATATTACCGGAAGGGGTCACCGAGGAGCTCTTGTCGCGCGTCGATTCGGTCTACCTCTCCTACGGAGCCCCGGAAAAGGTCTACGGGGGAGACCCGGAGGAGAGCCGCAAATTCTCCGAACTCGCGCTTTCGGCGGGGCTCACCCTCGTCCACAACCCGCTTCGCCATATGGGAACCGACAAATCGCGGGAGGTTCTGGCCCTCATGGAGCGGGACATAAAGAAGATAGCCACGGTGCGCTTCAACCTGCCCTGCGAGGAGGTCCTCGTGGAGAAGGGCGCGGTGAGGGGGGTTCGCGCGGGAAAGGAGACTTTCAAGGCGGACACGGTCATCCTAGCGGGGGGAAGATCGGGCGCGGGGTGGATGAAAGCGGTCGCCGAAAAACTCAAAATCCCCCTGAAACCGAATCCGGTCGACATAGGCGTGCGCGTCGAGTGCCCCTACGAGGTCGCCGCCCCGATGACTACGGGACTTTACGAGGCGAAGCTCCGATACCTCGCCCCCACCTTTCGCGACGAGGTCCGCACCTTCTGCATGAACCCGGGGGGAGAGGTGGTCCACGAGGTTTACGAGGATTGCCTCACCGTTAACGGCCACAGTTACGCCGGGGCCAACGGAGGGCTGACCAACTTCGCCCTGCTGGTGACGACGCGCTTCACCGAGCCCTTCGACGACCCCCTCTCCTACGGCAAATTCATAGCCCGGCTGGCGAATCTCCTCTCGGGGGGGATACTTGTCCAGCGCTATGCGGACCTCGTCTCCGGCAAGCGCTCCAACCCCGAACGCATTAAAAAAGCCCGGTTTTCTCCCACCCTCGAAGACGCGACGCCGGGCGATCTCTCCTTTGCATTGCCTCATCGCCATCTCGTGGATATCATCGAGATGATGACGGCCCTCGACAGGGTCTGCCCCGGCCTCTGCGGAGAGGACACCTTCCTCTACGGCGCCGAGGTAAAGCTCTATTCGAGCAGGATAGCCCTCGACGAAAATCTCGAAACTCCGGTAAAGGGCCTCTACTGCGCGGGCGACGGGGCCGGGGTGAGCAGGGGGCTGATGCAGGCTTCGGCCTCGGGCATGCTGGCCGCAAGGGCGATACTGAAGACAAAAGGAGTGAAAAACTGA
- a CDS encoding protein-L-isoaspartate(D-aspartate) O-methyltransferase, with translation MGRLAQSIAASLGITNKRVIEAVGQIPRHLFVEEALTLRAYSDDALPIGYGQTISKISTVLRMTDLLDPAESDRILEIGTGSGFQLAVLGLLCKSVYSVERVGALAIRSRQMMNRLRIFGVNIRSGDGSKGWSEHAPFDKIIVTAAAAKLPEPLLLQLAVGGRLVIPVESGERQVLTVVTRLGEDQWEQKTLETCRFVPLVEGARGR, from the coding sequence ATGGGGCGGCTCGCGCAGTCTATTGCGGCGTCCCTCGGAATAACCAACAAAAGAGTCATCGAGGCGGTGGGTCAGATACCCAGGCACCTCTTCGTCGAGGAGGCGCTCACCCTTCGCGCCTACTCCGACGACGCGCTTCCCATTGGCTACGGCCAGACCATCTCAAAAATTTCCACCGTCCTTCGCATGACCGACCTTCTCGACCCGGCCGAGTCCGACAGGATACTGGAAATAGGCACCGGCTCCGGTTTTCAGCTCGCCGTACTGGGCCTTCTTTGCAAGTCTGTCTATTCGGTGGAGAGGGTTGGAGCGCTGGCGATACGGTCAAGGCAAATGATGAACCGGCTCCGCATCTTCGGAGTCAACATACGCTCCGGCGACGGCTCTAAGGGGTGGAGCGAACACGCCCCCTTCGACAAGATAATCGTAACCGCCGCCGCCGCGAAGCTTCCCGAGCCCCTCCTCCTCCAGCTCGCCGTCGGCGGCAGGCTCGTCATCCCCGTGGAATCGGGAGAAAGACAGGTTCTGACGGTCGTCACGCGGCTCGGCGAGGACCAGTGGGAGCAAAAAACCCTCGAAACCTGCAGGTTTGTGCCGCTGGTGGAAGGAGCGAGGGGCCGATGA
- a CDS encoding LysM peptidoglycan-binding domain-containing protein, with protein sequence MRRGLLLLLLALFLSSCAMTYGERHHVARGETIESIAAARGLSASEIREMNYLGPADRVSEGDTIFLPAPGDSPPLAKAAKKKIPAAPEKIAPAEKKPVKAEKPAGASPPAIVPAPPPAKQKPAEKPETAASKPSSARLLWPLAGAVVRGYGEGGGKGIDIAARGGERVKASAGGQVNYAGLPARAYGTMVILDHGGEFYTVYSNMSALIVKTGEKISAGQVLGSSGDYLHFEVRKGIGAVDPLLYLPAR encoded by the coding sequence ATGAGAAGAGGGCTTCTACTCCTTTTGCTCGCTCTTTTCCTGTCGTCCTGCGCGATGACCTACGGAGAGCGCCACCACGTCGCGCGGGGCGAGACCATAGAGTCAATCGCCGCCGCAAGGGGGCTGAGCGCGAGTGAGATACGCGAGATGAACTACCTCGGCCCAGCCGACAGGGTAAGCGAGGGAGACACGATATTTCTTCCCGCTCCCGGTGATTCCCCACCTCTGGCAAAGGCCGCGAAAAAGAAAATCCCCGCCGCGCCAGAAAAGATCGCCCCGGCTGAGAAAAAACCCGTAAAGGCTGAAAAACCGGCAGGAGCATCGCCCCCGGCGATTGTCCCGGCTCCCCCGCCAGCGAAACAAAAGCCCGCGGAAAAACCTGAAACGGCTGCATCCAAACCCTCTTCGGCGAGGCTGCTTTGGCCTCTTGCCGGCGCGGTCGTGCGCGGATACGGCGAAGGGGGCGGCAAGGGAATCGACATAGCCGCCAGGGGCGGCGAGAGGGTCAAAGCCTCCGCCGGAGGGCAGGTGAATTACGCCGGGCTTCCGGCAAGGGCTTACGGAACGATGGTCATACTCGACCACGGGGGCGAATTCTACACGGTCTATTCCAACATGTCGGCTCTCATAGTCAAAACGGGGGAGAAAATCTCCGCCGGCCAGGTTCTGGGCTCCTCCGGAGACTACCTTCACTTCGAGGTGCGCAAGGGAATAGGCGCCGTTGACCCCCTTTTATACTTGCCCGCCCGCTAG
- a CDS encoding sigma-70 family RNA polymerase sigma factor: MENENVVRKPSTSHEESKDAAFDGNRPKKVAGSAITLYLSEIRAIELLSAEEERSLALAMSSGDETARSRLIEANLRLVVNLARRYSNRGLPLLDLIEEGNLGLIRAVEKFLPDKGCRFSTYATWWVRQSIERALVNHAGTVRLPVHVAEDLDRLIRTTETLRRKEGVDPRDADVAAALEVPVERVRRLLGLVRRTFSLDQPLGEEGDFNLHDTLEDSQNPHPAEVLQHMEMVALLSEWVEKLRPREQEILELRYGFGEEEPMTLEEIGCLHNVTRERIRQIEKGAIRKLRRMAAQKQVQFSSLF; the protein is encoded by the coding sequence ATGGAAAACGAAAACGTCGTCCGGAAACCTTCGACTTCTCACGAGGAATCAAAGGACGCCGCGTTTGACGGCAACAGGCCGAAAAAGGTCGCCGGAAGCGCGATAACCCTTTATCTTTCGGAAATTCGCGCCATCGAGCTCCTTTCGGCCGAAGAGGAGCGCAGCCTCGCGCTTGCCATGTCCTCGGGGGATGAAACGGCCAGAAGCAGGCTCATCGAGGCAAACCTTCGCCTCGTCGTCAACCTCGCCCGCAGATACTCCAACCGCGGCCTCCCCCTTCTGGACCTTATCGAGGAAGGCAACCTCGGCCTCATCCGCGCCGTTGAAAAATTCCTCCCCGACAAGGGTTGCAGGTTCTCCACCTACGCGACCTGGTGGGTGAGACAGTCGATCGAGCGCGCCCTCGTCAACCACGCGGGAACGGTCCGGCTGCCGGTTCACGTCGCCGAAGACCTAGATCGCCTGATACGGACAACCGAAACCCTGCGGCGGAAGGAAGGGGTCGATCCCCGCGACGCCGACGTAGCCGCAGCCCTCGAAGTCCCCGTGGAGCGCGTCAGAAGGCTTCTCGGGCTGGTAAGAAGGACTTTCAGCCTCGACCAGCCCCTCGGGGAAGAGGGTGATTTCAACCTCCACGACACTCTGGAGGACAGCCAGAATCCCCACCCCGCCGAGGTGCTCCAGCACATGGAGATGGTGGCGCTGCTTTCCGAGTGGGTGGAAAAGCTTCGCCCAAGGGAGCAGGAGATACTGGAACTGCGCTACGGCTTCGGCGAAGAGGAGCCCATGACCCTCGAAGAGATAGGATGCCTGCACAACGTGACCCGCGAGCGCATCCGCCAGATCGAAAAGGGCGCTATCAGGAAACTGCGGCGGATGGCCGCGCAAAAGCAGGTTCAATTCAGTTCGCTTTTTTGA
- a CDS encoding adenine phosphoribosyltransferase: MDELKKKIRDIQDFPKPGIGFKDITTLLRDASSFNRAVDLMAHRYIDQKVDVVLGIEARGFIIGAALAYKLNKGVILVRKPGKLPYKTNSVSYSLEYGTDTLEIHQDAVEPGQNVLIADDVLATGGTVRAVSDLVHDMGGKVIECAFLAELTFLKGRDRLSDLPIFSLLQF, from the coding sequence ATGGACGAGCTAAAGAAAAAAATAAGGGATATCCAGGATTTTCCGAAGCCCGGCATAGGCTTTAAGGACATAACCACCCTTCTGAGGGATGCGTCGAGCTTCAACCGCGCCGTCGACCTCATGGCGCACAGGTACATCGATCAGAAGGTTGACGTGGTGCTCGGCATCGAGGCGCGCGGCTTCATCATCGGCGCCGCCCTCGCCTACAAGCTCAACAAGGGCGTCATCCTCGTAAGAAAACCCGGAAAGCTCCCTTACAAGACCAACAGCGTCTCCTACTCGCTCGAATACGGCACCGACACCCTTGAAATCCACCAGGACGCCGTCGAGCCCGGCCAAAACGTGCTCATCGCCGACGACGTGCTTGCCACCGGCGGCACGGTGCGGGCCGTTTCGGATCTGGTCCACGACATGGGCGGCAAGGTCATCGAGTGCGCTTTTCTGGCGGAGCTTACCTTCCTGAAGGGCCGCGACAGGCTTTCGGACCTTCCGATTTTCAGCCTCCTGCAATTCTGA